Proteins encoded by one window of Streptococcus suis S735:
- a CDS encoding IS30 family transposase, whose amino-acid sequence MKNKHLTLSDRNDIQIGIEQLKPFSAIAAKLGKDPSTISKEVRRNRVIKENSSTSNCEACPLLKKTPYVCNACPKKRSNCGYQKQFYYAKRAQLDYEVKLSDSRTGVALNKEEFYRMDEIVSAAIQKGQHLNHIIASNEMSASRASIYRYLEKGYLSTKPIDFPRVVKFRKRRIRNLQPIPKIAKEGRSYEDFQRFLTEKGISYWLEMDTVTGRIGGKVLLTFNLSFCNFIFAQLLDNKTANEVAKHLYAIKNDLHQKEMDFCEIFPVILTDNGGEFARVDDIEMDVRGESKLFFCDPNRSDQKGRIEKNHTLIRDILPKRSSFDNLTQEDINLVCSHINSVKRASFNGKSAYELFTFTYGEELATLLGISKIDPENVIQSPRLLDK is encoded by the coding sequence TATAGCAGCTAAGTTAGGAAAAGATCCGTCCACAATTTCAAAAGAAGTTCGGAGAAATAGGGTGATAAAAGAGAACTCTAGTACCTCCAATTGTGAGGCCTGCCCTCTACTCAAAAAGACTCCTTACGTTTGTAATGCCTGTCCGAAAAAGAGAAGCAACTGCGGATACCAGAAACAGTTCTACTACGCAAAAAGAGCTCAGCTTGATTATGAAGTTAAGCTCTCAGATTCGAGAACAGGTGTTGCACTAAACAAGGAAGAATTCTATCGCATGGATGAGATTGTTTCTGCTGCCATCCAAAAGGGACAACACCTCAACCACATCATCGCCTCAAACGAAATGTCGGCATCCAGAGCTTCTATCTACCGATACCTTGAAAAAGGCTATCTGTCCACAAAGCCCATTGATTTCCCCCGTGTCGTGAAATTCAGAAAGCGGAGAATCAGAAACCTACAACCCATTCCTAAAATCGCCAAAGAAGGACGGTCTTACGAGGACTTCCAACGCTTTCTCACAGAGAAAGGAATCAGCTATTGGCTGGAAATGGACACCGTTACTGGACGGATCGGCGGAAAGGTACTTCTCACCTTTAACCTCTCCTTCTGTAACTTTATCTTCGCTCAATTACTTGATAATAAAACAGCTAATGAGGTCGCTAAACATCTCTACGCTATCAAGAATGACCTGCATCAGAAAGAGATGGACTTTTGCGAAATATTTCCTGTCATTCTGACCGATAATGGCGGTGAATTCGCTAGAGTGGACGATATCGAAATGGATGTTCGCGGAGAATCTAAGCTATTCTTCTGTGACCCCAATCGTTCTGACCAGAAGGGGAGAATTGAGAAGAATCACACACTTATCAGAGATATTCTTCCTAAAAGAAGTTCTTTTGACAACTTGACACAGGAGGACATCAACCTGGTTTGTTCGCATATCAACAGCGTCAAACGAGCTTCTTTCAACGGAAAATCAGCCTATGAACTCTTTACATTTACCTACGGTGAGGAATTGGCAACACTTTTGGGAATCTCTAAAATTGACCCTGAGAACGTCATTCAATCACCTCGATTATTGGATAAGTAA